One stretch of Streptomyces sp. R21 DNA includes these proteins:
- a CDS encoding SpoIIE family protein phosphatase, translating to MSDWQGSGREAASAAAPAGRPLLSLALASMLDGVHAHSGAVYLLAPDEPVLEMAVMAGLPRAFAAPWERVGLNAPVPVAEAVRERRLIWVSGDEEMARRYPRIAVVLPYPFSLAALPVATPDTAYGAVFVTWPGAHPTDLSDRERDHLTAACDRLALRLRRAADEHRPVHPEPDLLAPAAASTVAGTLGTVEAARMVARLPYGLCALDLHGRISYANPAAADLLGLPVSGLLGTQLWAAVPWLNDPVYEDRYRAALISQQVTSFVALRPPGDWLSFRLYPSTNGLSVRISRARAVSEMGRAGAPLGDGTSRLVTISQVLSLAGALTEAVGVQDVVQLVADEIAPAVGSQALVVLGSRAGRLHVLGHHGYPDPHVVERFDGMPLTAQTPGTQALSSGVPSFFESRGQLEHLYPARHATPDGMAAWAYLPLIASGRPVGTCVLAYAEPHRFPTDERAVLTSLSSLIAQALERAMLYDTKHRLAHGLQAALLPNSLPSLPTIEAAARYLPATQGMDIGGDFYDLVPLGGQAAAVIGDVQGHNVTAAGLMGQIRTAVRAYTTVGQPPEEVMRSTNRLLIDLGTELFASCLYLRLDPSRGRAVMSRAGHPPPLLRKPDGRVRVLDLAGGPLLGIDAAATYPTTEVALDPGSVLALYTDGLIESPGVDIEDALADLGRLLAETGDRPLDELADSMVQYSASASPERLDDVALLLLRARAVD from the coding sequence GTGTCCGACTGGCAGGGGTCCGGACGGGAGGCGGCCTCCGCCGCGGCACCGGCCGGCCGGCCGCTGCTGTCACTGGCGCTCGCCTCCATGCTGGACGGCGTCCACGCGCACTCCGGCGCGGTCTATCTGCTGGCGCCGGACGAGCCGGTCCTGGAGATGGCGGTCATGGCGGGGCTTCCCCGCGCCTTCGCCGCGCCCTGGGAACGGGTCGGGCTCAACGCGCCGGTCCCCGTGGCCGAGGCGGTACGGGAACGGCGGCTGATCTGGGTCAGCGGCGACGAGGAGATGGCCCGCCGCTACCCACGGATCGCAGTGGTCCTCCCCTACCCCTTCTCGCTGGCGGCGCTCCCGGTGGCGACCCCGGACACGGCGTACGGCGCCGTCTTCGTGACCTGGCCCGGCGCGCACCCGACCGATCTGTCCGACCGTGAACGCGACCACCTCACCGCGGCCTGCGACCGGCTCGCCCTGCGCCTGCGGCGCGCCGCGGACGAGCACCGTCCGGTGCACCCCGAGCCGGACCTGCTCGCGCCCGCGGCCGCGTCGACCGTGGCGGGCACGCTGGGCACGGTGGAGGCGGCACGGATGGTGGCGCGGCTGCCGTACGGCCTGTGCGCGCTGGACCTGCACGGCCGCATCAGCTACGCCAACCCGGCCGCGGCCGATCTGCTCGGGCTCCCGGTCAGCGGACTGCTGGGCACCCAGCTGTGGGCGGCCGTGCCCTGGCTCAACGACCCCGTGTACGAGGACCGCTACCGTGCCGCGCTGATCAGCCAGCAGGTGACGTCCTTCGTGGCGCTGCGGCCGCCCGGCGACTGGCTGTCGTTCCGTCTCTACCCCAGCACCAACGGGCTGAGCGTACGCATCTCGCGGGCTCGCGCGGTCTCCGAGATGGGCCGGGCCGGAGCGCCCCTGGGCGACGGCACCTCGCGGCTGGTGACCATCTCTCAGGTGCTGAGCCTGGCGGGGGCGCTCACCGAGGCGGTGGGAGTGCAGGACGTGGTGCAGCTGGTCGCGGACGAGATCGCACCGGCCGTCGGCAGCCAGGCCCTCGTCGTCCTCGGCTCTCGGGCCGGACGCCTGCATGTGCTCGGGCATCACGGATATCCCGACCCGCACGTCGTGGAGCGCTTCGACGGGATGCCGCTCACCGCCCAGACCCCCGGCACACAGGCTCTGAGCAGCGGGGTTCCCTCCTTCTTCGAGTCCCGCGGGCAACTGGAGCACCTGTATCCGGCGCGGCACGCGACACCCGACGGGATGGCCGCGTGGGCGTATCTGCCGCTCATCGCGTCCGGGCGGCCGGTGGGGACCTGCGTCCTCGCGTACGCGGAACCGCACCGCTTCCCGACGGACGAGCGCGCCGTGCTCACCAGCCTGAGCAGCCTCATCGCCCAGGCCCTGGAACGGGCCATGCTCTACGACACCAAGCACCGGCTGGCGCACGGCCTCCAGGCTGCCCTGCTGCCGAACTCCCTGCCGTCGCTGCCCACCATCGAGGCGGCCGCCCGCTACCTCCCCGCCACGCAGGGCATGGACATCGGCGGCGACTTCTACGACCTGGTGCCCTTGGGCGGCCAGGCCGCCGCCGTGATCGGCGACGTACAGGGGCACAACGTGACGGCGGCGGGCCTGATGGGGCAGATCCGTACGGCCGTCCGCGCGTACACCACCGTGGGACAGCCGCCGGAGGAGGTCATGCGCAGCACCAACCGGCTGCTCATCGACCTCGGAACCGAGCTGTTCGCGAGCTGTCTCTACCTGCGGCTCGACCCGTCCCGCGGCCGGGCGGTGATGTCCCGCGCGGGGCACCCGCCTCCGCTGCTGCGCAAGCCCGACGGACGGGTCCGGGTGCTCGATCTGGCCGGAGGGCCCCTGCTCGGGATCGACGCCGCCGCCACGTATCCGACCACCGAGGTCGCGCTCGACCCCGGTTCCGTTCTCGCCCTCTACACCGACGGGCTCATCGAATCCCCCGGTGTCGACATCGAGGACGCGCTCGCCGACCTGGGCCGGTTGCTCGCCGAGACCGGGGACCGGCCGCTGGACGAGCTGGCCGACAGCATGGTCCAGTACAGCGCGTCGGCGTCGCCGGAGCGGCTCGACGACGTGGCGTTGCTTCTGCTGCGTGCCCGGGCTGTGGACTGA
- a CDS encoding ABC transporter ATP-binding protein, with protein MTTPADTTTSAPDAPTVTAPSRASGALLRAATRHSGVRCLALGLATTAATAAGLLLPAALGRALDLLLTDPGGAPATRWVLWCTGLVLLLAVLDACETVLGGTTNARATAWLRERLAGHVLAVGPRAVTRFGSGELVARLVGNAAQAGTAPAAFAALLSAIAAPVGAVVALALIDPWLAAVFLGGAPVLTLLLRAFARDSSQCVARYQEVQGRIAGGLAEAIGGFRTIAAGGTADKEVARVLRPLPELSREGHRMWRVQGRAAAQAVAVAPLLHLGVLAVAGILLVHHRLSVGDLLAASRYAVLASGVGVLVGHISGLVRARVAARRLGEVLDEPATDHGTRRLPPGQGALELRGVIARRGTRTVLDGVDLVVPGGTTLAVVGRSGAGKSVLAALAGRLADPDGGDVLLDGVPLRELDHDELRRAVGYAFERPALLGGSIANTIGFGVASPPAPRIREAARTACADTFVRRLPEGYATACADAPLSGGESQRLGLARAFAHGGRLLILDDALSSLDTVTEHHIAQALFRRTPGSSRLIVAHRASTAARADAVAWLDEGRVRALGPHAELWRIPAYREVFGAGDTEQQDGGPAPAGGGS; from the coding sequence ATGACGACTCCTGCCGACACGACGACTTCCGCTCCCGACGCGCCCACAGTCACCGCGCCCTCCCGCGCCTCGGGCGCGCTGCTGCGGGCGGCCACCCGGCACAGCGGAGTCCGCTGCCTCGCCCTGGGCCTCGCCACCACGGCCGCGACGGCGGCGGGCCTGCTCCTGCCGGCCGCCCTGGGCCGGGCCCTCGACCTCCTGCTGACGGATCCCGGCGGGGCGCCGGCCACGCGCTGGGTGCTGTGGTGCACCGGCCTCGTCCTGCTGCTGGCCGTGCTCGACGCCTGCGAGACCGTACTCGGCGGGACCACGAACGCGCGGGCCACGGCGTGGCTGCGTGAGCGCCTGGCCGGGCATGTCCTGGCGGTGGGGCCACGGGCCGTGACCCGGTTCGGCTCCGGTGAGCTGGTGGCCCGGCTGGTCGGCAACGCGGCGCAGGCGGGGACCGCGCCCGCCGCGTTCGCGGCGCTCCTCTCAGCGATCGCCGCGCCGGTCGGCGCCGTGGTGGCGCTCGCGCTGATCGATCCCTGGCTGGCAGCGGTGTTCCTCGGCGGGGCTCCGGTGCTCACGCTGCTGCTGCGTGCCTTCGCTCGCGACTCCTCGCAGTGCGTGGCGCGCTACCAGGAGGTGCAGGGGCGGATCGCGGGCGGTCTGGCGGAGGCGATCGGCGGATTCCGTACGATCGCGGCCGGCGGCACCGCCGACAAGGAGGTCGCGCGCGTTCTGCGGCCGCTTCCCGAACTCTCCCGCGAGGGCCACCGCATGTGGCGTGTCCAGGGGCGCGCCGCCGCCCAGGCCGTCGCCGTGGCGCCACTGCTGCACCTGGGCGTCCTCGCCGTGGCGGGCATCCTGCTCGTCCACCACCGGTTGTCGGTCGGCGACCTGCTCGCGGCGTCCCGTTACGCGGTCCTCGCGAGCGGTGTCGGCGTCCTGGTCGGTCACATCTCGGGGCTCGTCCGGGCGCGAGTGGCGGCCCGGCGGCTGGGCGAGGTCCTCGACGAGCCCGCGACCGACCACGGGACACGCCGACTGCCGCCCGGCCAAGGAGCGTTGGAGCTGCGCGGCGTGATCGCCCGGCGCGGCACACGCACCGTGCTGGACGGAGTCGACCTGGTCGTCCCCGGCGGAACCACCCTTGCCGTAGTGGGCCGTTCGGGCGCCGGCAAGTCGGTCCTCGCGGCGCTCGCCGGGCGGCTGGCCGACCCCGACGGTGGCGACGTGCTCCTCGACGGAGTGCCCCTGCGCGAGTTGGACCACGATGAGCTGCGCCGTGCGGTCGGGTACGCCTTCGAACGGCCCGCACTGCTCGGCGGGAGCATCGCGAACACGATCGGCTTCGGCGTCGCGTCGCCGCCGGCCCCGCGGATCAGGGAGGCCGCCCGCACGGCGTGCGCGGACACCTTCGTGCGCCGGCTGCCCGAGGGATACGCCACCGCCTGCGCCGACGCCCCGCTCTCCGGCGGCGAGTCCCAACGCCTTGGTCTCGCCCGGGCGTTCGCGCACGGCGGTCGGCTCCTCATCCTCGACGACGCCCTCTCCAGCCTCGACACCGTCACCGAGCACCACATCGCACAGGCCCTCTTCCGCCGCACCCCCGGCAGCAGCCGCCTGATCGTCGCGCACCGGGCCTCCACGGCGGCCCGGGCGGACGCGGTGGCCTGGCTGGACGAGGGACGGGTACGGGCGCTGGGCCCGCACGCCGAGCTGTGGCGGATACCGGCGTACCGGGAAGTGTTCGGGGCTGGGGACACCGAGCAGCAGGACGGCGGTCCGGCACCGGCGGGCGGGGGCTCATGA
- a CDS encoding LuxR C-terminal-related transcriptional regulator, which produces MIRVLLVHDECLVRLALAEWLRREPDFRVFDAPWRSASPQVRTVRPDVCAADLECADPYGLPPLADLCARRPDPAVPRLLVLAGANRPGLLRRAAEAGALGYVAKEGSPDRLVSGIRQVAAGKRYVDDSLGFGFLKAAEMPLTRRELSVLSLAAEGASVAEIAGSLHLSHGTVRNYMAAITRKTGARNRIDAIRISQGEGWV; this is translated from the coding sequence GTGATCCGGGTACTTCTGGTGCACGACGAATGTCTGGTGCGGTTGGCGTTGGCGGAGTGGTTACGCCGTGAACCCGACTTCAGGGTGTTCGACGCACCCTGGCGCAGCGCGTCTCCGCAGGTGCGTACGGTACGGCCGGACGTCTGCGCGGCGGACCTGGAATGCGCGGACCCCTACGGGCTCCCACCGCTCGCCGATCTCTGCGCCAGGCGCCCGGATCCCGCGGTTCCGCGGCTCCTCGTGCTGGCCGGCGCGAACCGGCCCGGGCTGCTCAGACGGGCCGCGGAGGCCGGCGCGCTCGGGTACGTCGCCAAGGAAGGTTCGCCGGACCGGCTGGTGTCCGGCATCCGCCAGGTCGCCGCGGGGAAACGTTACGTCGACGACTCGCTCGGCTTCGGCTTCCTCAAGGCCGCCGAGATGCCGCTGACCCGGCGCGAGCTGAGCGTGTTATCCCTTGCCGCCGAGGGTGCCTCCGTCGCGGAGATCGCCGGAAGTCTCCATCTGTCCCACGGGACGGTACGCAACTACATGGCGGCCATCACCCGGAAGACCGGGGCGCGCAACCGCATCGACGCCATCCGCATCTCCCAGGGTGAGGGATGGGTATGA